The Mycobacteriales bacterium genome segment CGAACAATCCCCGCACGAGGTTGGGGTGGGTCCGGCTCACGGCGATCTGCGGGCCCCGGAACCCCTTGGCCACCGACAGCACGTAGGCCTTCAACCGCAGGCCGTGCTCGTAGTTCTCGCCGGGCACCTGTTCGGCCGGCGGCATCGTGGCCTCGATCTTGCCGAGGCTGACCAGTACCATGGCGCGTTCCCCACGGCCGCCGTGCTGCTGCACGACCCCGGAGACCACGTCGCCCTCGCGGCCGGCGTACTCACCGAAGGTCATCTCGTTCTCGGCGTCGCGCAGTCGCTGCAGGATGACCTGCTTGGCGGTCATGGCCGCGATCCGGCCGAAGTCCGACGGCGTGTCGTCGAACTCGCGGGCCACGCTGCCGTCCTCGGCCATCTCCTGCGCCCAGACCGTCACCGCGCCGGTGGTGCGGTCGACCTCCACCCGGGCGTGCGCCTGGGCCTGCTCATGCTGGGTGTGACGGTATGCGGTCAACAGCGCGGTCTCGATCGCCTCGATGACCGTGTCGAAGGAGATCTCCTTCTCGCGCTCGATGGCCCGCAGTGCGGTGATGTCGATGTTCACGACCCACCCCCTTCCGGACGGTTGAATTCGACCTGCACCCGGGCGTCGCGCACCTGGTCGTAGCCGTAGGTACGCCGATCACCGTCCTGCTCGAGGGTCACGCCCGCGTCGTCCGCCGACACGACCCGACCCACCGTGTCAGCCCCGTCAAGCGGGATCTGCACGAGCCGGCCGACCGCGCGTCGCCAGTGCCGGGGCGTGGTCAGTGGCCGGTCGACCCCGGGCGAGGTGACCTCGAGGACGTAGGGCGCCTGGCCCATGACGCCGTCGTTGTCGTCGAGCACCGAGGAGATCGCGCGGCTGACGTCGGCGACGTCGTCGAGGCCGACGCCTTCGTCGCCGTCGACGACGACGCGGACGAGGCTGCGCCGGCCGGCGGGGCTCACCTTGACCTCTTCGAGCTCGTAGCCCGACTCTTTGACCACCGGCTCGATCAGGGTGGCCAGATGCTCCCGCCGCGGTGACCCGGGACTCATCTGTGCCTCCCTGACGTGACGGCGTGACAGCGGTGCGGCTGGGCCGCGGTGGACGGCGGGCGCCGGACGAGCGGGCGCAATTCGGACCGAACCGCTCGGCGCAGCCGTCCGTGATACTGAGGGTAGCCGGTGGAGCGACGTCTTCGTGACCGGCCGACACGCGTCGGCCGCGACCGGCCGAGCGAGCGCGGAGGTGGACGAGACGGCCAGGTCACCGTCGACGACGAGGCGGACGCGGTCGAGGGCCCTGGGGGCGGCGCTCTGCGGTCTGGTCTCCGCGGCATTCGGCCTCGGGATCGCCGAACTCGCGGCCGCGCTGATCCGCCCGGAGGCCTCGCCGGTGATCGCGGTGGGGAACGCCGCCATCGCGGCGTCTCCGCAGAGCGTCAAGGACTTCGCGATCCGCAACTTCGGCACCGGCGACAAGCCGGTCCTCGTCGCCGGCATCGTCGTCGTCCTGGCGATCGCCGCCATGATCGTCGGAGTGATCGGGCTCACGCACCGCACCGCCGCCGCATTGG includes the following:
- the nusA gene encoding transcription termination factor NusA encodes the protein MNIDITALRAIEREKEISFDTVIEAIETALLTAYRHTQHEQAQAHARVEVDRTTGAVTVWAQEMAEDGSVAREFDDTPSDFGRIAAMTAKQVILQRLRDAENEMTFGEYAGREGDVVSGVVQQHGGRGERAMVLVSLGKIEATMPPAEQVPGENYEHGLRLKAYVLSVAKGFRGPQIAVSRTHPNLVRGLFALEVPEIADGSVEIVAVAREAGHRSKIAVRATVSGVNPKGACIGPMGARVRNVMSELHGEKIDIVDYSDDPARFVASALSPANVLAVEVVDPEARAARVTVPDFQLSLAIGKEGQNARLAARLTGWRIDIHGDAPDPTPDAAPDPTASVEHDPAAPR
- the rimP gene encoding ribosome maturation factor RimP — translated: MSPGSPRREHLATLIEPVVKESGYELEEVKVSPAGRRSLVRVVVDGDEGVGLDDVADVSRAISSVLDDNDGVMGQAPYVLEVTSPGVDRPLTTPRHWRRAVGRLVQIPLDGADTVGRVVSADDAGVTLEQDGDRRTYGYDQVRDARVQVEFNRPEGGGS